The following are encoded together in the Chaetodon trifascialis isolate fChaTrf1 chromosome 3, fChaTrf1.hap1, whole genome shotgun sequence genome:
- the LOC139329253 gene encoding tumor protein p53-inducible nuclear protein 2 — translation MFKTITRLFFGGEEETPEDTKSGEAVEDEWLVVSHQEAGSAEDQLTDTQPSNSALHVDTVANMEADISELDPETADQTSSATSPAITSFVSRPKALVEVTQLTCIQKAKTWVDRHHITRNAIQRQNRVRQVQHHSFHLQQPGHRSLSH, via the exons ATGTTCAAGACGATCACCCGTCTGTTTtttgggggagaggaggagacccCTGAAGATACCAAGTCTGGAGAAGCGGTGGAAGACGAGTGGCTTGTTGTTAGTCATCAAG AGGCAGGTTCAGCAGAGGACCAGCTGACTGACACTCAACCATCAAACTCTGCTCTTCATGTAGACACAGTTGCAAACATGGAAGCTGACATCAG tgaGTTAGATCCAGAGACTGCAGATCAAACCAGCAGCGCCACCAGTCCAGCCATCACAAGCTTCGTTTCTCGGCCTAAAGCTTTGGTAGAAGTGACACAGTTAACCTGCATCCAGAAGGCTAAGACCTGGGTGGACCGACACCACATCACTCGTAACGCCATCCAGCGCCAGAACCGAGTTCGCCAAGTCCAGCATCACTCCTTCCACCTCCAGCAGCCAGGACATCGCAGCCTCAGCCACTGA
- the snai1a gene encoding snail family zinc finger 1a, giving the protein MPRSFLVKKYFAKQKPNYSELECQNDASLETYPLAELTSGDNTSTATCFPTNLVWDLSALPTLYLPTPQTEPSATPGPLDLSSPSSLSSSASSCGEEDEGRTSDPPSPEPVHTYAPRQRMKCTGIMPPHISPPEEEEERETPVTAARPAFLCKHCPKEYTSLGALKMHIRSHTLPCVCTTCGKAFSRPWLLRGHIRTHTGERPFSCPHCNRAFADRSNLRAHLQTHAEVKKYQCGICSRTFSRMSLLQKHSSSGCCSTAV; this is encoded by the exons ATGCCTCGATCTTTCTTGGTCAAAAAGTACTTCGCTAAACAGAAGCCAAACTACAGTGAGCTGGAATGTCAGAATG ACGCTTCACTGGAGACGTATCCTCTTGCTGAGCTCACCTCAGGGGACAACACCTCCACTGCCACCTGCTTCCCAACAAATCTGGTGTGGGACCTGAGTGCCCTGCCCACCCTGTACCTGCCCACCCCCCAAACAGAGCCCTCTGCCACCCCGGGCCCTCTGGACCTCAGCTCCCCgtccagcctcagcagcagtgcCAGCAGTTgtggagaagaggatgaaggacGCACCTCAGACCCCCCCAGCCCCGAACCCGTACACACATATGCCCCTCGCCAGCGGATGAAATGCACCGGAATTATGCCTCCTCATATCAGTccacctgaggaagaggaggagagggagacgcCTGTCACAGCAGCCAGGCCAGCCTTCCTCTGCAAACATTGCCCCAAAGAGTACACCAGCCTCGGGGCTCTGAAGATGCACATCCGCTCACATACCCTGCCATGCGTGTGCACCACCTGTGGAAAGGCTTTCTCCAGGCCGTGGCTGCTGCGCGGCCACATCCGCACGCACACGG GTGAGCGCCCGTTCTCCTGCCCCCACTGCAACCGGGCCTTCGCTGACCGCTCCAACCTGAGGGCTCATCTGCAGACCCACGCCGAGGTGAAGAAGTACCAATGTGGCATCTGCTCTCGCACCTTCAGCCGCATGtcgctgctgcagaaacacagctcGTCAGGGTGCTGCTCCACCGCGGTGTGA